One genomic region from Arthrobacter sp. FB24 encodes:
- a CDS encoding maleylpyruvate isomerase family mycothiol-dependent enzyme, translated as MSPDRYLAELAGFLDSLTSLARQPDDVLSRSVPACPGWTLDQLFGHLGSIERWAAAVVRGGNYVEEPAPPAAGAAAWFIEGTAPFLEAMASVEPGAACWNFGPPPRTAGFWLRRQAHEHAIHLIDASQASGVAAPVPGAEFMLDGVDEVLAMFTPRQLRLKRMQPPEQAVAFHVSGFDVPGFEAPGAASWTVGSGPAAASVTAPLTDMYLGLWGRSNIKDTAIIDGDAALALRVLRGPLTP; from the coding sequence ATGTCGCCCGATCGCTACCTCGCCGAGCTTGCCGGTTTCCTGGACAGTCTCACGTCACTCGCCCGCCAGCCCGACGACGTGCTGTCCCGTTCCGTTCCGGCGTGCCCCGGCTGGACACTCGACCAGCTGTTCGGGCACCTCGGTTCCATCGAACGCTGGGCTGCGGCGGTGGTTCGTGGCGGGAACTACGTTGAGGAGCCGGCTCCCCCGGCCGCGGGAGCCGCCGCGTGGTTCATCGAGGGCACCGCGCCGTTCCTCGAGGCGATGGCGTCCGTCGAACCCGGGGCAGCGTGCTGGAACTTTGGACCGCCGCCGCGCACGGCGGGCTTCTGGCTTCGACGACAGGCGCACGAGCATGCCATCCACCTCATCGACGCCAGCCAGGCGTCCGGAGTGGCAGCGCCGGTTCCCGGCGCGGAATTCATGCTCGACGGCGTCGATGAGGTCCTGGCGATGTTCACTCCGCGACAGTTGCGGCTGAAGCGGATGCAGCCGCCTGAGCAGGCCGTCGCCTTCCACGTGTCCGGTTTCGACGTGCCCGGCTTCGAGGCGCCCGGGGCGGCCAGCTGGACCGTCGGCAGCGGCCCCGCGGCGGCGTCTGTCACCGCCCCGCTAACGGACATGTACCTCGGCTTGTGGGGCCGGTCCAATATCAAGGACACGGCCATCATCGACGGCGACGCCGCGCTGGCACTTCGCGTCCTCCGGGGCCCGCTCACACCATGA
- a CDS encoding CPBP family intramembrane glutamic endopeptidase has protein sequence MSNRAPAAGTSVRNGLSLKLIPSALVSLSGFVLYVLEQKLPGYGLLALALVLAGFIDRALLRDLALIALGLVAISLVPITTDISTGHMVVMGTAMIIAVGVPYAVSRWVFKEHAVRFPVLTGHPWTRAEKWYLAAVVLMGYALLPAYMVNTGVYSNWPAVSDPEGIFRLFLGTNALGIWDELFFICTVFALLRRHLPLAQANVLQAVLFTSFLWELGFHAWAPVFIFPFAMLQAFIFTRTKSLSYIVAVHLLFDFVLFLVLLHAHNRAWIDIFVY, from the coding sequence ATGTCTAACCGTGCGCCCGCGGCCGGAACCAGCGTCCGCAACGGCCTATCGCTGAAGCTGATTCCCTCGGCCCTTGTGTCGCTCTCCGGCTTCGTCCTCTACGTCCTGGAACAGAAACTCCCGGGGTACGGGCTGCTGGCGCTGGCCCTGGTACTGGCGGGCTTCATTGACCGTGCCCTCCTCCGGGACCTCGCCCTGATCGCTCTCGGGCTCGTAGCCATCAGCCTGGTTCCGATCACCACTGATATCAGCACCGGGCACATGGTGGTCATGGGCACGGCGATGATCATCGCGGTGGGAGTTCCTTACGCGGTGTCGCGATGGGTCTTCAAGGAGCACGCTGTCAGGTTTCCCGTGCTGACCGGGCACCCATGGACGCGAGCGGAAAAATGGTACCTCGCCGCCGTCGTGCTGATGGGATACGCCCTGCTCCCGGCGTACATGGTCAATACCGGGGTATACAGCAACTGGCCAGCGGTATCGGACCCCGAAGGAATCTTCCGCCTCTTCCTGGGCACCAACGCGCTGGGCATCTGGGACGAGCTGTTCTTTATCTGCACCGTCTTTGCGCTCCTGCGCCGGCACCTGCCGCTTGCGCAAGCCAACGTGCTGCAGGCCGTCCTGTTCACATCGTTCCTTTGGGAACTGGGTTTCCACGCGTGGGCGCCGGTGTTTATCTTTCCTTTCGCCATGCTCCAGGCGTTCATCTTCACCCGGACGAAGTCACTGTCCTACATCGTGGCCGTACACCTGCTGTTCGACTTTGTGCTGTTCCTGGTCCTGCTGCATGCACACAACCGCGCCTGGATCGACATCTTCGTCTACTGA
- a CDS encoding DUF2087 domain-containing protein has protein sequence MELGQDLSERQVNERLLSYTDDVVMLRRYLVDFGLLERTPSGSSYYRPKKT, from the coding sequence ATCGAGCTCGGCCAAGACCTGTCGGAAAGACAGGTCAATGAACGGCTTCTCAGTTATACGGACGACGTCGTGATGCTGCGCCGCTACCTGGTTGACTTCGGGCTGCTGGAACGGACCCCTTCAGGCTCCTCCTATTACCGGCCGAAGAAGACTTAG
- a CDS encoding DNA alkylation repair protein: protein MTDACDFVDASLQRESSWLRAEEAHARLGDRLQFYGASVGAVRGTIRDMLRRHRDLVHDDITALSTELWSVPVFERRLAAVVLLQSRVALLNNSDLTRIEGFVREAQLGELVDPLAVDVVRPLVAALEGQAGMRARAVLERWVRDPDPWLRRAAALSLADAAQPPARRSTTA, encoded by the coding sequence GTGACCGATGCCTGTGACTTCGTGGATGCCTCGCTGCAGCGGGAGAGTTCCTGGCTCAGGGCGGAAGAGGCGCACGCCCGGCTGGGCGACCGCCTTCAGTTCTACGGTGCATCCGTCGGTGCTGTGCGGGGGACCATCCGTGACATGCTGCGCCGCCACCGTGACCTGGTGCACGACGACATCACCGCCCTTAGCACCGAGCTGTGGTCGGTTCCCGTCTTCGAACGCCGCCTGGCGGCGGTTGTCCTGCTGCAGTCCCGGGTGGCCCTGCTCAACAACTCCGACCTCACCCGGATCGAGGGCTTTGTGCGGGAGGCGCAGCTGGGTGAGCTGGTGGACCCGCTCGCCGTCGACGTCGTCCGTCCCCTGGTGGCGGCGCTGGAAGGACAAGCGGGGATGCGGGCACGCGCTGTGCTGGAGCGCTGGGTGCGGGATCCCGATCCGTGGCTGAGGCGCGCGGCGGCGCTGTCGCTTGCGGACGCCGCTCAGCCGCCGGCCCGGCGCTCCACCACCGCGTAG
- a CDS encoding YybH family protein, which produces MDDADDFLAWVRSALYRAEMALHDGDAAPRRALWSRNEPVSILGAWRNAYGQQEIDEAFAVLERAFSNCTSYSFELQAYDVVGAMAYTAGLEHISTSVDGQPRSYTLRATQVYRRENGEWKVAHRHADTVAE; this is translated from the coding sequence ATGGATGACGCCGACGACTTTCTAGCCTGGGTTAGATCCGCGCTGTACCGGGCGGAAATGGCCCTCCACGACGGCGACGCCGCCCCGCGCCGGGCGCTCTGGTCACGGAATGAGCCGGTGAGCATCCTTGGCGCGTGGCGGAATGCGTATGGGCAGCAGGAGATCGACGAGGCCTTCGCTGTCCTCGAGAGGGCTTTCTCCAACTGCACGTCCTACAGTTTCGAACTGCAGGCCTATGACGTGGTCGGCGCCATGGCCTACACCGCGGGCCTGGAACATATTTCAACCTCCGTGGACGGTCAGCCGCGCAGCTACACCCTGCGCGCCACCCAGGTCTACCGCCGAGAAAACGGAGAATGGAAGGTGGCGCACCGCCACGCCGACACCGTGGCCGAGTGA
- a CDS encoding ribonuclease Z, producing MRELVVLGTASQVPTRTRNHNGYLLRWDGDGLLFDPGEGTQRQMIHAGVSASQITRICLTHVHGDHCYGLPGVLSRMVLDGVQHPVDLHFPAAGGDVVRALVSLASPGLDLRLHPHSGPGPIAPGLEVRPLRHRIDTFGYRLVEPEGRTLLPHQLAAAGIAGPEIARLQREGTVRGVRLEDVSVPRPGQSFAFVMDTAECDGARELADGVDLLVAESTFSDDDAALAARYLHLTAGQAGALAATAGAGTLLLTHFSSRYSDVSGLAEQARARAGLAAVIAAQDLDRIPLPKRQRDSRPAGESAAPRQTVSVDEDVDPGAVVCMQQDQEQHKVEQQVYGHDVGQ from the coding sequence ATGCGTGAACTGGTCGTCCTGGGAACCGCCTCGCAGGTCCCCACCCGGACCCGAAACCACAACGGCTACCTGCTTCGATGGGACGGCGACGGGCTGCTCTTCGATCCCGGTGAAGGCACTCAGCGGCAGATGATCCACGCCGGCGTTTCAGCCAGCCAGATCACGCGGATCTGCCTCACGCATGTTCACGGGGACCACTGCTACGGGCTTCCGGGCGTGCTCTCACGAATGGTCCTCGACGGCGTGCAGCACCCGGTGGACCTGCACTTTCCAGCCGCCGGCGGAGATGTGGTCCGCGCCCTCGTGTCCCTCGCCTCCCCCGGCCTGGACCTGCGGCTGCATCCGCACTCCGGTCCGGGCCCGATCGCGCCCGGGCTGGAGGTGCGGCCCCTGCGGCATCGCATCGACACATTCGGCTACCGGCTGGTGGAGCCCGAGGGGCGAACACTCCTGCCCCATCAGCTCGCAGCGGCAGGGATCGCCGGGCCGGAGATCGCACGGCTGCAGCGTGAGGGGACAGTGCGCGGCGTGCGCCTGGAGGACGTGAGCGTTCCGCGCCCCGGCCAGAGCTTTGCCTTCGTCATGGATACCGCGGAATGCGACGGTGCACGGGAACTCGCCGACGGCGTGGACCTCCTCGTGGCGGAGTCCACCTTCAGCGACGACGACGCCGCGCTCGCCGCCCGGTATCTTCACCTCACCGCCGGGCAGGCAGGCGCGCTGGCCGCCACCGCCGGGGCCGGCACGCTCCTCCTTACGCATTTCTCGTCTCGCTACAGCGACGTCAGTGGGCTGGCGGAGCAAGCCCGTGCCCGTGCGGGCCTGGCAGCCGTCATCGCCGCACAGGATCTGGACAGAATCCCCTTGCCCAAACGGCAACGGGACTCCCGGCCGGCTGGCGAGTCTGCCGCCCCGAGGCAAACAGTGTCAGTAGACGAAGATGTCGATCCAGGCGCGGTTGTGTGCATGCAGCAGGACCAGGAACAGCACAAAGTCGAACAGCAGGTGTACGGCCACGATGTAGGACAGTGA
- a CDS encoding amino acid ABC transporter permease encodes MNINWDLVWNSLGPILIGAITGTIPLALASFGLGLLLALLVALMRLSRNPVLSAAARMYISVIRGTPLLVQLFVIFYGLPSVGVTISPWPSAIIAFSLNVGGYAAEVIRAAILSVPKGQWEAGHTIGMSRRQSLVRIILPQAARVSVPPLSNTFISLVKDTSLASLILVTELFRQAQQVAAFSQEFMLLYLEAAVIYWIICLVLAGGQSVLEKRLDRYVAH; translated from the coding sequence ATGAACATCAATTGGGACCTCGTCTGGAACTCGCTGGGGCCTATCCTCATCGGCGCCATCACCGGAACCATTCCGCTGGCACTGGCGTCCTTCGGCCTCGGCCTCCTCCTTGCCCTGCTCGTCGCGCTCATGCGGTTGAGCCGGAATCCAGTGTTATCAGCCGCGGCTCGCATGTATATCTCGGTTATCCGCGGCACACCCCTCCTGGTCCAGCTGTTCGTCATCTTCTACGGACTTCCCTCGGTCGGCGTCACGATCAGCCCCTGGCCCAGTGCCATAATCGCGTTCTCCCTGAACGTGGGCGGCTACGCCGCGGAGGTCATCCGGGCGGCCATCCTTTCCGTTCCCAAGGGACAGTGGGAGGCGGGCCATACGATCGGCATGTCCCGCCGCCAGTCGCTGGTGCGGATCATCCTGCCGCAGGCCGCGAGGGTGTCGGTCCCGCCCCTGTCCAACACGTTCATCAGCCTGGTCAAGGACACGTCGCTGGCATCCCTGATCCTCGTCACCGAGCTGTTCCGCCAGGCGCAGCAGGTGGCGGCGTTCAGCCAGGAATTCATGCTGCTGTACCTGGAGGCAGCGGTCATCTACTGGATCATTTGCCTGGTCCTCGCCGGCGGCCAGTCCGTTCTGGAGAAGAGATTGGACCGCTATGTCGCCCACTGA
- a CDS encoding amino acid ABC transporter ATP-binding protein, translating to MSPTEPSSTEPSPTEPGPPGTGALLSVRGLRKAFGSHEVLRSVDMDVRRGEVVALIGPSGSGKTTVLRCLNGLEIPDDGVVDFVGQLAVDFSAPVSKKQLAALRDRSAMVFQHYNLFPHKTVLENIIEGPVQVQKRPKAEAIAEARDLLARVGLTEKEKSYPFELSGGQQQRVGIVRALALRPQLLLFDEPTSALDPELVGDVLTVIKELADEGWTMVVVTHELAFARQVADEVIFMDGGVVVERGHPDTVLRDPREERTRQFVDRLLNPF from the coding sequence ATGTCGCCCACTGAACCGTCATCCACTGAGCCGTCGCCCACTGAACCCGGACCACCCGGCACCGGGGCGCTGCTTTCTGTGCGCGGGCTGCGCAAGGCATTCGGCAGCCATGAGGTGCTGAGATCCGTGGACATGGACGTCCGCCGGGGCGAAGTCGTCGCCCTGATCGGGCCGTCGGGATCCGGCAAGACGACCGTCCTGCGGTGCCTGAACGGACTCGAAATCCCCGACGACGGCGTGGTGGACTTTGTGGGCCAGCTCGCCGTCGATTTTTCCGCCCCGGTGTCAAAGAAACAGCTGGCCGCGCTCAGGGACCGCAGCGCCATGGTATTTCAGCACTACAACCTCTTCCCACACAAAACGGTGCTGGAGAACATCATCGAAGGCCCTGTCCAGGTGCAAAAGCGCCCTAAAGCCGAAGCGATCGCCGAGGCCAGGGACCTGCTGGCCCGCGTAGGCCTCACAGAAAAGGAGAAGAGCTACCCCTTTGAGCTCTCGGGCGGCCAGCAGCAGCGCGTGGGCATTGTGCGTGCCCTGGCCCTGCGGCCGCAGCTCCTTCTTTTTGACGAGCCGACGTCGGCCCTGGACCCGGAGCTCGTTGGGGATGTCCTGACCGTTATCAAGGAGTTGGCGGATGAAGGCTGGACCATGGTGGTGGTCACCCATGAGCTGGCGTTCGCCCGGCAGGTGGCCGACGAGGTCATCTTCATGGACGGCGGCGTCGTCGTCGAACGCGGCCATCCGGACACCGTTCTGCGCGACCCCCGGGAGGAACGCACCCGGCAGTTCGTGGACCGGCTGCTCAACCCGTTCTAG
- a CDS encoding amino acid ABC transporter substrate-binding protein: MKRTRLSALGLFAAAALALAGCGSGSTTPSGSAPTGGADSSLSDVKSAGELKIGTEGTYKPFSFHAEGSGELTGYDVEIITAVAGKLGVKPSFQETQFDAIFAGLEAKRFDVVANQVSITDERKAKYEFSEPYTVSTGVIVTKADDGSISSFDSLKGKTTAQSLTSNWYKLAQQSGANVEAVEGWAQAVTLLKQGRVDATINDKLTYLDYQKTAKDSDIKIAAETTDKSLSALAFRKGSTSLTEAVNKALSELETDGTLTKISQKYFDADVSK; this comes from the coding sequence ATGAAGCGCACACGCCTTTCCGCTCTCGGCCTCTTTGCAGCCGCAGCCCTTGCCTTGGCCGGCTGCGGGTCCGGGTCCACCACCCCGTCCGGCTCGGCGCCGACAGGCGGCGCGGACTCCTCCCTGAGCGACGTCAAGAGCGCCGGCGAGCTCAAGATCGGCACGGAAGGCACCTACAAACCCTTTTCCTTCCACGCTGAGGGCAGCGGCGAACTGACCGGTTACGACGTCGAGATCATCACCGCCGTCGCCGGGAAGCTCGGTGTGAAGCCGTCCTTCCAGGAAACCCAGTTCGACGCCATCTTCGCCGGCCTGGAGGCCAAAAGGTTCGACGTCGTAGCCAACCAGGTTTCGATCACCGACGAACGCAAAGCAAAATACGAATTCTCCGAGCCGTACACGGTGAGCACCGGCGTTATTGTCACCAAGGCCGATGACGGCAGCATTAGCTCCTTCGACAGCCTCAAGGGCAAGACCACTGCGCAATCGCTGACCAGCAACTGGTACAAGCTCGCGCAGCAGAGCGGTGCCAACGTTGAGGCCGTGGAAGGCTGGGCACAAGCGGTCACTCTGCTCAAACAGGGACGCGTCGATGCCACCATCAACGACAAACTCACCTATCTGGACTACCAAAAGACCGCGAAGGACAGCGACATCAAGATCGCAGCCGAGACCACGGACAAGTCGCTCAGCGCCCTCGCCTTCCGCAAGGGATCAACAAGCCTGACGGAGGCCGTGAACAAGGCCCTCAGCGAACTGGAGACCGACGGCACCCTTACCAAAATTTCGCAGAAGTACTTTGACGCGGACGTTTCGAAGTAG
- a CDS encoding polysaccharide deacetylase family protein gives MRWSNQPVRKPARCVADPPEPLAEGRHGRRWVAVLGALLLAVSTVAGVAGTSKAAAPTIVSLTFDDGLGSQLAAAQELKAHGLVGTFFITTSFVGQSGFLTQANLNTLVADGNEIGGHSVTHPDMTTLSAAAASAEACNSKSTLEAWGFTVRNFAYPFAAVNQTAQNAVSGCGYSSSRGLGDIRSPASCADCPVAETLPPQEPMVTKAPDQVAATWTLADLQATVTNAETTGGWLQLTFHEIANGTDPSLSISPALFKEFVTWLAARTANGTTSVRTVAQALGQSPVTSPPPSPSPSPSPTPSPSPAGSFTDVPANSQFYTEISWLASQGISTGWVEANGTSTYRPALAVNRDAMAAFMYRLAGSPAYTPPGTSPFIDVTPQTQFYKEIAWLASKGISTGWDEGNGAKSYRPLQTVNRDAMAAFMYRFAGSPAYNAPGASLFTDVVPQTQFYKEINWLASMNISTGWVEGNGTRTFRPVQSVNRDAMAAFMYRYNNAFPA, from the coding sequence ATGCGTTGGTCGAATCAGCCTGTCCGCAAGCCCGCGCGTTGCGTGGCGGATCCCCCTGAACCATTGGCCGAAGGCCGGCACGGCAGGCGCTGGGTTGCAGTCCTGGGTGCCCTGCTGCTTGCTGTCAGCACAGTGGCGGGCGTGGCCGGTACTTCGAAGGCTGCGGCGCCAACCATCGTCAGCCTGACGTTCGACGACGGCCTCGGCAGCCAGTTGGCCGCGGCGCAGGAGCTGAAAGCCCACGGACTGGTGGGAACTTTCTTCATCACCACGTCCTTCGTGGGCCAGTCCGGGTTCCTCACCCAGGCAAACCTGAACACTCTCGTGGCCGACGGCAATGAGATCGGCGGCCACAGCGTGACCCACCCGGACATGACAACGCTCAGCGCAGCGGCCGCCAGCGCGGAGGCCTGCAACAGCAAGTCGACCCTCGAGGCCTGGGGCTTCACCGTCCGGAACTTCGCCTACCCCTTCGCGGCGGTGAATCAGACAGCCCAAAACGCCGTCAGCGGCTGCGGGTACAGCAGTTCCCGTGGCCTCGGCGACATCCGTTCTCCCGCCAGCTGCGCCGACTGCCCTGTCGCCGAGACGCTCCCGCCGCAGGAACCCATGGTCACCAAGGCGCCGGACCAGGTGGCCGCCACATGGACCCTGGCGGACCTGCAGGCGACAGTCACCAACGCCGAGACAACCGGCGGCTGGCTGCAGCTGACGTTCCACGAGATTGCGAACGGAACGGATCCGTCGCTGTCCATCAGCCCCGCGCTGTTCAAAGAGTTCGTCACGTGGCTGGCCGCGCGGACAGCAAACGGTACGACGTCGGTGCGTACAGTGGCGCAGGCATTGGGCCAGTCCCCCGTGACGTCACCGCCTCCCTCGCCTTCACCGTCACCATCGCCGACCCCGTCACCCTCGCCGGCGGGCTCGTTTACGGATGTTCCCGCGAACTCGCAGTTCTACACGGAGATCAGCTGGCTCGCCTCGCAAGGGATTTCCACTGGCTGGGTTGAAGCCAACGGCACCAGCACGTATCGCCCGGCGCTCGCCGTCAACCGGGATGCCATGGCTGCCTTCATGTACCGACTCGCCGGGAGTCCGGCGTACACACCGCCGGGCACCTCCCCGTTTATCGATGTGACGCCGCAGACGCAGTTCTATAAGGAAATCGCCTGGCTCGCTTCGAAGGGCATTTCCACCGGCTGGGACGAAGGAAACGGCGCCAAGTCGTACCGGCCGCTGCAGACCGTGAACCGTGATGCGATGGCAGCCTTCATGTACCGCTTTGCCGGCAGCCCTGCCTACAACGCCCCGGGCGCCTCCCTCTTCACTGACGTGGTCCCGCAGACGCAGTTCTACAAGGAAATCAACTGGCTCGCGTCGATGAACATCTCCACCGGCTGGGTCGAAGGGAACGGCACCAGGACCTTCCGTCCCGTCCAGTCCGTGAACAGGGACGCCATGGCGGCCTTCATGTACCGCTACAACAACGCCTTCCCTGCGTAA
- a CDS encoding OsmC family protein has product MSSEQPITASGRSNPGPGPAARDVQPVHVVHQGGDRFDINVRGHVIRTDQPTSDGGEDTGPTPTELFIASLAGCVAFYARRYLDRHGLPTEGLAVDADFQMGSRPARVARIEVRLTIPADVPAERREPLLAVASHCTVHNSLTVTPEISVAFAGTGERLTMTG; this is encoded by the coding sequence ATGAGCAGCGAACAACCCATCACGGCCTCCGGAAGGTCCAACCCGGGTCCTGGCCCTGCAGCCCGCGATGTACAGCCAGTACACGTCGTGCATCAGGGCGGAGACCGCTTCGACATCAATGTCCGCGGGCACGTCATCCGGACCGACCAGCCAACCAGCGACGGAGGGGAGGACACCGGTCCCACGCCGACAGAGCTGTTCATTGCGAGCCTCGCAGGCTGTGTCGCGTTCTACGCCCGCCGTTACCTGGACCGGCACGGACTTCCCACCGAAGGCCTGGCCGTGGACGCGGACTTCCAGATGGGCTCGCGTCCTGCACGCGTCGCCCGGATCGAGGTGCGGCTCACTATCCCCGCCGACGTGCCCGCCGAGCGACGTGAGCCGCTGCTTGCCGTCGCCTCGCATTGCACCGTTCACAACTCGCTGACGGTGACCCCTGAGATCTCGGTGGCCTTCGCCGGCACCGGTGAGCGCCTGACGATGACCGGGTAG